GGATATGTTTCACCTGTGCGATGCTCAGGTTATCGAACTTATAGGTCCCTTCTTTCAGATAGATGCTGCTGCTGTCTTTGAGGGTCAGGAAAGCTTCGGCTATTTTCGTTTCGTCACCGGGGCCGAAAGAGAGTTTTGTTTTGTAGCCGTCCTTGTCTTCCTGCGACGAGTGGCATGCCATCAGCAGGCCTGCCAGGGCGAGGGCCAGGATAGGATATCTGTTGTATCGTTTCATATGATTTCCATTTTTATAAATGATTAAAATACGTTGTATGCAAAGCTGGCATAGTACATAGCGCCGATGGCCGGGCTACCGAAACCGTTGCGGTAATACACATTGGTGATGTTGGTACCGCCCAGCTTAATCCTGCAATGCGCCTGCAACAGCCGGTAGCTGATCTGCGCATCTATCACGGAAGAGGCTGGCACGTTACCGGCAGCGAACCCTATCTGATAAAAATAACCCGGACGGTAACGGAAAGTTGTACTGAAAGCAAAACGTTCCTTGTTACCAAAGCCGGTGTTGCCAAAATCAATATTGAACTTATAATTAGGCGTATTAAAATTGTTGACCTGGCTGTTGTTCCTGTTTTTGAGGAAGTCGGACGAGAAATTGACTTTCCCCATAAAGTTGTGTGTCATGTCCACGGCTACGCTGGCGGCATAACCGTAGGTGTTCACCTTCTCGGCGCCGTTGTAGGCAATGTTATAGGACATGTAAGTGCTGTGGTCCTTGAAGGCGGCCGGATCATCGGTACCGGGCGTATTAGCTACGTTCACATAACCGATAAAATTTTTCCAGGTGGCGTAGTAGCCCAGCACATCTATCAGTATACATTTAGCGATCAGGGAGGAATAACCTAACTCGAACGCATCTACGGACTGTGGCTTGATATCGCTGAGGGCGAACTTTTGTAGGTCAGCCGGATTGTTACTTTGCTGGTATTTGGTGACGCTTTCCAGGGTATAGGCCGGATAGCGGTCGAACTGGTATACGCCGTTGAGCAGCCGGGAAGAGCCACCGGAGGCGAAGCTGTTGTAATCTACCGGCGTGCTTTGCAGCGCCTGGATGTTGGACGGGAAGCTGTAGGCGTTCTGGTAGGAGAAACGGATAAAGCTTTCGCGGTTGACCTCTCCTACTGCCGATGCCCTGGTGGTGATACGCGGCTTTTCAAAGAGGGTGTTTTTATCGTACCGGAAAGCGGCGCTCAGGCTCAGTTTATCTTTCAGCACTTTTTTGGTGGCGTGGACGTAGGCGCTGTATTCCGCCACATCGATAGGACCGTCGTTATCGGGGAACAGGGTGCCTTTGGAGTCGAGGCGGTACAGGCGGTAGTTGAGGCCGGCAATAAGTTCCGCGAATTTCACGAGGTGGGTGAAATTATACTGTGCTTCTACGTTATACAGTTTGCTTTTATCGAGGAACAGCGTGCCTCCTTTGGAAGTGGGCAGGGACGCAATGCTGTCTTTCAGGTGTTGGAACAGGGGGCTGGACGCGTCCGGGCGGCCCTGGTCTGCAAAAGCCCGGGCGATGTTGCTTGCATCGAGGTAACTTTTACCACCGGCCATGGCTTCCAGCAGCGCGCCGGTGTATTGCGGGTACCAGCCGTCGTTGGTGGCCGGGTTGAAGCTGGGTTTCCAGGCTTCATTGATCAGTTGTGCGGTAGGACTGGCGATGATGGTGTTACCGGAGTTTTCGCGGGTGGTATAGCCTCTGAGGAACCAGTGTTCCGCTTTCAGTTCCGCACGGTACTGGCCCAGTTCGAAGTTGGTGAGGGCATAACGGGTATCGTTGCTGTACACTGCATTGCCTTTACCGAAGGTGCCGGAGATGATCGCTTCCAGCCGGGGCCGGATTTTGTACCGTAGTTCCACGTTGGCCTTTAATAATTTGGCGTCGTTGCTCAGGTAGCCGTATTCCGGGTAACCGGTACGGGCCACATAGTTGCTGCCGTTTTGCAGCAGCGGGTTGATGACAGGCCCCAGTTCCGGCGTCTGTTGCAATGCCGCCTGCAGGAACGGGTTGATGTCCACCATGGTTTTACTACCATACATATTCACCCCGTTGTATTTGGGGTCGGTGAGCGGGCCGCCGGGGCCGTTGGTATTGGTCGTATCAGTGGCCATCCATTCTTTGGCCTGGATATACTGCACGTTGATCTTAAACGCGAATTTGTCGCTCACTTTTTTGGCCCAGCGGACGGTCCAGTCATAATAAGGCGATGGCCCAAACGGATCATTAGACTTGCCTTTGCTGACATGGTTCACGCCCTGGGTGATCTGGGCGCTGAGGCCCTGGTATTTGAACGGGTCTTTGCCGGTCATGACGAGGGTGCCGTTGAGGCCGCGGGAGCCATAGAGGGCAGAAGAGGCGCCGGAGAGCACTTCAAGGTTGTCCACGTCCAGTTCTGTGAGGCCGATAGCCGTGCCGAGGGGGAAGTTGAGGCCGGGGGCCTGGTTGTCCATCCCGTCAACGATCTGGGTGAAATTGGTGTTGCCGCTGGTATTAAAACCACGAGTAGTGATAGTAGTGAAGGTAAGGCTGGAAGTGGTGACGTCTACCCCTTTGAGGCCCTGTATCATATTAAAATAACTGGGCTGTGGGGAGTTGATGATTTCTTTGGTGCTGATCCGTTCGATAGTGACGGGGGATTCAATCTTCTTTTGTGTAAAGCGGCTGGCGGAGACCACCACTTCCCGGCCGAGCACGGACACAGGGGTGAGCTCTATTTTCAGTGGGCCGGCACTACTGACGATCACCTCTTTGGTTTCAAATCCAAGGGAGGAAAAAACCAGGGTAACGGGATACTGTTTTTTTACAGAAAAGCGGAAGTTGCCCTGATCATTGGTATAGTCGCCGTTAGGCGCTTCTTTCATGGTCACTGATACGGCGGGGACCACCTCTTTGGTGTCCGCATTGCGCACGTTGCCCGAGACCGTGATCTGGGCCTGCGACAGATGGATAAAACCCATCAGACAAATAATGGTTGATAATAAGACTTTGAACATCAGGGTGGAATTTAGACAGGTTGACAAAGGCGATATTACCAAAAACACCCGTGGCAACGTGCCCACGGCGGCGGGTTTGGGGTGAAATCAGGCACATATGGGGCGAAAATTGGATTTACGAATTTTGGTATTTTGAGATTTTAGTACTGAGCGACTACTGAGGGACGGGCTGTTGGTTACATTGCCATTTCGGTATTTGGTGACTACTGAGGGACGGGCTGTTGGTTACTTTGCCATTTCGGTATTTAGCGACTACTGAGGGACGGGCTGTTGGTTATTTTGCCATTTCGGTCTGTTGATATTGGATAATGGTAGCAGGACGGGTATCGGGTATCATGTCGGTCATCAGCCGAAGGCTGACTGAAACACCGGCAGGTAAGTACCGGACACGGGAACGGGGGTATCTTCCATGCCTTCGATATGTAACAAACACCCTTTTGAATTTTTCTTAAAAAGTACCACTTTAGAGAGATTGACCAGATAGGACCGGTGGGCGCGGGCGAAGCCGTTGGCCGTCAGTTGTAATTCCATTTTTTTGAGGGGCACTCTCACCAGTTCTTTGCTGACAGCAGCACCGTTGCGATAGAACACCTGCACATAATTATCTTCTGCTTTGATCATCAGCAGTTTGGCAGGATGTACTGACAAGACGGTCTTTCCCTGTTCATCTTTGATTTGCAGGCAGCTGTCCGGCACGGGCGCCGGCAGTGGCGCCGGAATGTCCGCTACCGGGGCAGGTAGCACGGGTATTTGTGACACCCTGTTTTCCAGTGATTTCAACTGCTTATATTTCTCCCGGGAGAAAAACCAGAGCAGGGAGATCATATAAGGCAGGGGCATGATGAGCGCAGTATATCGAAGGGTGTTGATAAATTCGCTCCAGGTGAAGAAAAAAGTGTCGGTCAGCAGTACGTCCACCATGGTCACGATAGATGCCACCAGTACGATTTCGCCCAGCAGCCAAAACAGGTAGGTGGCGTTGGTGAGCCTGCGGCGGATTTTCCAGCCTGCCAGCAGAAATTGTGAAACCGTAAGCCCCAGTATGCCGCAACCGGTAAATATGCCGAAGAACACCACCAGGTGCAGATGTTGCCCTTCATACCACATATTGATATTAAAGGGCAGGAAAATATACATGAAGCAAAAACTGAAAACACTGCAGAAAACGATCAGTTCAATCCTGTTCCGAACAGGGTCCAGTAGGCTGAAGCGGGGCTGATCTGCGACCAGCGGGAGTGTTGGCAAGCTTTTCATACCATGGAGTATTTCGATATTTAATTTACGTTTTTTCACGCAAAACGACAAAGCAGCCGTGAAAGTAATACATTCGTTATATGCAGGAAACATTTACCCTCCCCGACTGGTACCGTAACCTTTGTTACGCGGGCGCCGTATTTATGGTATGTATGGGCGTTTTCATTGGTTACATCGAGTTCTCCCAGCACAAAAGAGACAGTCTCATTTTTATGAGCCTTGCATTCTTTTTCCTGGCGTGGTCCATGTATGCCTATCCCAGGTTAAAACTGACGCTCAGCCCGCAGGAAGTGTCATATACAGGCGGGTTCCGGCCACACCATTTTCAATGGACCGATATTACCGACGTAGATCTGAAGCGTGTAGGGCGATACCGGGAAGTGCAGCTGATTATCCGTTACGGAGACCGTAAATTGCGGCTGGACCGTGAGTTTTTCAGGAAAGAGCCATTCCTTGAAATCCTTGACAGGGTAGAGCGTTATGCGCCGCCTGGTGTTTTTACGGCAGGCTATCATCGGATAAAAACAGAGATACTGCTTTAAAAAACGGGCACCTCTCCTGCTTTCAGCTCTTTTCCTTTTTGCTGCACCGCTTTTTTAAATACCTCTTCCGGCAGCGATTGAAAGCCTTTCGGCGCTTTGTGTGCCGGTCCTTCGTATATGCCTACAAAACGTTTGTTGTAAGTACGCCGGCTCACGGGGTCGGTCATACGAAAATATTGCGGGTACCATCCTTTCACCGCGCGTGTATCCTTCACCGGTTGTTGACGGCGGGCCAGCACCTGCTCCAGCGTTATCTTTTCAACGGCAGCAGGTGAAAAGAAGTAGATGCGTTTTCCCTTGAGGGCGTTGCCTGATTTAAACACGCCGGCATGATGCCATTCCGAAGCAAAAGGCGTCAGTTCCGCAGCCGATATTTTCTCTTTAAACTTCTTCGTCAGCAAGCGCGCCACGTCACCCGCCTTCAGCAGACCTTTTTCTTCCGCGTCCTGGTAGTTCTCGGATTTCCCCTGCCGCAGGTATTGGCTCATTTTCATACCGCCAAGGTACGATTTATTTCATCGGGTAAGCAGCCCTGTAGTGGCCTTTGCGCACCCTCCCACCGGATCATGGATACTATGATCAAAATTATCTTATCAAGGAGCTCAAACAGTTCACCGGCGCGGCTCCGGGGCATTTCAGAGAAATCGGGGGATAGTCAGTTTATCGTGATATATTTTTTTTCAGGACTTCTGTACAGCATTGGCATAAATTACCGCAAAGTCATGTGACCATGCAAGTACTGAAGCTGTTAACTTACACCGCCAGGCATTATAAGCTGTTGCCGGAGCGGACTTATACCACTTACG
The Chitinophaga varians genome window above contains:
- a CDS encoding TonB-dependent receptor, giving the protein MFKVLLSTIICLMGFIHLSQAQITVSGNVRNADTKEVVPAVSVTMKEAPNGDYTNDQGNFRFSVKKQYPVTLVFSSLGFETKEVIVSSAGPLKIELTPVSVLGREVVVSASRFTQKKIESPVTIERISTKEIINSPQPSYFNMIQGLKGVDVTTSSLTFTTITTRGFNTSGNTNFTQIVDGMDNQAPGLNFPLGTAIGLTELDVDNLEVLSGASSALYGSRGLNGTLVMTGKDPFKYQGLSAQITQGVNHVSKGKSNDPFGPSPYYDWTVRWAKKVSDKFAFKINVQYIQAKEWMATDTTNTNGPGGPLTDPKYNGVNMYGSKTMVDINPFLQAALQQTPELGPVINPLLQNGSNYVARTGYPEYGYLSNDAKLLKANVELRYKIRPRLEAIISGTFGKGNAVYSNDTRYALTNFELGQYRAELKAEHWFLRGYTTRENSGNTIIASPTAQLINEAWKPSFNPATNDGWYPQYTGALLEAMAGGKSYLDASNIARAFADQGRPDASSPLFQHLKDSIASLPTSKGGTLFLDKSKLYNVEAQYNFTHLVKFAELIAGLNYRLYRLDSKGTLFPDNDGPIDVAEYSAYVHATKKVLKDKLSLSAAFRYDKNTLFEKPRITTRASAVGEVNRESFIRFSYQNAYSFPSNIQALQSTPVDYNSFASGGSSRLLNGVYQFDRYPAYTLESVTKYQQSNNPADLQKFALSDIKPQSVDAFELGYSSLIAKCILIDVLGYYATWKNFIGYVNVANTPGTDDPAAFKDHSTYMSYNIAYNGAEKVNTYGYAASVAVDMTHNFMGKVNFSSDFLKNRNNSQVNNFNTPNYKFNIDFGNTGFGNKERFAFSTTFRYRPGYFYQIGFAAGNVPASSVIDAQISYRLLQAHCRIKLGGTNITNVYYRNGFGSPAIGAMYYASFAYNVF
- a CDS encoding LytR/AlgR family response regulator transcription factor, whose protein sequence is MKSLPTLPLVADQPRFSLLDPVRNRIELIVFCSVFSFCFMYIFLPFNINMWYEGQHLHLVVFFGIFTGCGILGLTVSQFLLAGWKIRRRLTNATYLFWLLGEIVLVASIVTMVDVLLTDTFFFTWSEFINTLRYTALIMPLPYMISLLWFFSREKYKQLKSLENRVSQIPVLPAPVADIPAPLPAPVPDSCLQIKDEQGKTVLSVHPAKLLMIKAEDNYVQVFYRNGAAVSKELVRVPLKKMELQLTANGFARAHRSYLVNLSKVVLFKKNSKGCLLHIEGMEDTPVPVSGTYLPVFQSAFG
- a CDS encoding PH domain-containing protein; amino-acid sequence: MQETFTLPDWYRNLCYAGAVFMVCMGVFIGYIEFSQHKRDSLIFMSLAFFFLAWSMYAYPRLKLTLSPQEVSYTGGFRPHHFQWTDITDVDLKRVGRYREVQLIIRYGDRKLRLDREFFRKEPFLEILDRVERYAPPGVFTAGYHRIKTEILL